From the genome of Indicator indicator isolate 239-I01 chromosome 17, UM_Iind_1.1, whole genome shotgun sequence, one region includes:
- the F8A1 gene encoding 40-kDa huntingtin-associated protein, whose translation MLAAAGGSGSGAAGGAGQGLGGDGDFLSRYRLVSAKLRRRFLRKPNVAEAAEQFAALARELRAQESLPYAAWCQLAVARCAQSLFHGPAEAAALAEAARLFLRQERDLRQRLGLRGGFGEHVAAAQSCGAFAARLHLERGQPALAAGLCLELAAALRDTGQPTRAAAPLQRASELLTAARLPLEALRCLAERASCLLLGRDYAGALAALTRAQALAGAGLGAGGVPGGACLDVLARCEVSRVLLLLLLQPPPAKLLPEHARTLEQYCWEAPEGSPGPGLGGGPGASGGLPPAASYLPAELFLLLQSAVLACQEKDAEALKALQAELWPLLSAEQNHLLHLVLQEMLSPAGQGL comes from the coding sequence ATGCTGGCGGCAGCAGGCGGCTCGGGCTCCGGCGCGGCGGGCGGCGCCGGGCAGGGCCTCGGTGGGGACGGGGACTTCCTATCGCGGTACCGGCTGGTGTCGGCTAAGCTACGGCGGCGGTTCTTGCGGAAGCCGAACGTTGCGGAGGCGGCAGAGCAGTTCGCGGCGCTGGCGCGGGAGCTGCGCGCCCAGGAGAGCCTGCCTTACGCGGCCTGGTGCCAGCTAGCCGTAGCGCGCTGCGCCCAGAGCCTCTTCCACGGGCCCGCCGAGGCGGCCGCCCTGGCCGAGGCGGCGCGGCTCTTCCTGCGGCAGGAGCGGGACCTACGGCAACGCCTGGGGCTGCGCGGCGGCTTCGGAGAACATGTGGCAGCGGCGCAGAGTTGCGGCGCCTTCGCGGCCCGCTTGCACCTGGAGCGGGGGCAGCCGGCGCTGGCggctgggctgtgcctggaGCTGGCGGCGGCGCTGCGCGACACGGGACAGCCCACCCGAGCCGCCGCGCCTCTACAGCGGGCGTCCGAGCTGCTGACAGCGGCACGGCTTCCCCTGGAGGCCCTGCGCTGCTTGGCTGAACGCGCCTCCTGTTTGCTGTTGGGCCGCGACTACGCCGGCGCGCTGGCGGCGTTGACCCGGGCACAGGCGCTAGCCGGGGCCGGACTGGGTGCTGGCGGGGTACCCGGTGGTGCGTGCCTGGATGTGCTGGCGCGTTGCGAGGTGTCtcgggtgctgctgctgctcctgctgcagccacccccCGCCAAACTGCTGCCTGAGCACGCCCGGACACTGGAACAGTACTGCTGGGAGGCACCCGAGGGCAGTCCGGGGCCCGGGCTCGGCGGTGGCCCCGGGGCCAGCGGAGGGCTGCCGCCGGCGGCGAGCTACTTACCGGCCgagcttttcctgctgctgcagtcggCCGTGCTGGCGTGCCAGGAGAAGGACGCAGAGGCGCTGAAGGccctgcaggctgagctgtggcCGCTGCTGAGCGCCGAACAGAACCATCTGCTGCACctggtgctgcaggagatgctgagcCCCGCCGGACAGGGACTCTGA